The following DNA comes from Neoarius graeffei isolate fNeoGra1 chromosome 25, fNeoGra1.pri, whole genome shotgun sequence.
agaaaaatgtcttgactatattttctattcattttacaacttctcatctcattatctctagtcgctttatccttctacagggtcgcaggcaagctggagcccatcccagctgaccatgggcgaaaggtggggtacaccctggacaagtcgccaggtcatcacagggctgacacatagacacagacagccattcacactcacattcacacctacggtcaattttagagtcaccagttaacctaacctgcatgtctttggactgtgggggaaaccggagcacccggaggaaacccacgcagacatggggagaacatgcaaactccacacagaaaggccctcgccagccccggggctcaaacccaggaccttcttgctgtgaggcgacagcactaaccgctacaccaccgtgccgccccattttacaacttatggtggtaaataaaagtgtgacttttcatggaaaacacaaaattatctgggtgaccccaaacttttgaacggtagtgtggcttaaatcagaatataatttgagtgtgaaattaaactagtcttccgtaccatttcagaaacaaactgtacaacttctaaagtatttagtgaaattttgcatgaccggGAATTTGTTTggcgagtgtatttgaatagtgtggtcgtgTCTTAGTGTTATTTTGAATTTAGGTTTGAAAGTTTTaaatgaaagtttacaagtgaattatctggaaagtgatcgattttgagttttgaggttttaagtgaaagattactagtgagtgtattttggtcgtactaaaattttgtattcgagtgaatttctttgtggagtatattttgatagtatggtagtatttatagtgccatttttaaattttgtttgaaaactttcaaagtttgcaaatgagcaaattcctttgatgcactgcgataggattttgataggatttctagtgctttttaaaaattctgttggaaagtgtttagtgagagagatgcattttagtaggacTATgaaagtgcagtatttatttaattgagttgttactattttggtcaaatcttattaaaattttatttatatatgacagtgtttcccaacctttcttgagccacggcacatattttacattcgaaaaatcccacggcataccaccaaacaaaaatgtcacaaaaaaaagtatatataatgaaatataatgatcatctagtctcaatttactcacaatttacttactcagtgtgaaacctgggcctgtttagttgaacacaaagctgacatactcgcaggaattgaagaaaaacacacacgaAGATGTTCCTCAACagctctgatgccccttttccaccaaagcagttccagggctggttcagagccagtgcttagtttggaacagggttttctgtttccactaacaaagaactggctctggggccagaaaaaccggttccaggctagcatcaactctctgctgggccagaggaaagaaccgcttacatcagcaggggggcagagttgttaagaccaacaacaataagaccgcgaaagatcgccatttttaagcgacgagaagcagcagctgtacaaacgcgaagtcatccattattttttgttttgtttatttggccataAACGTACAATAAAAACGGTACAAGTGTGGCAGGGATGACACAAAAAAGCATAAaaacttgtttccattgtggtcccttatcacagacaaaaaataactacacacaattaaaaaataaacaaaatattattgttgttgctgcttcttctgtgttgtttttgctttgatattcgcgccaaggtttatgcaaacatagcgacgtaactgacgtatacagcgacgtaatgacgtggcttcccttagcaccgcgagctatggaaaagcaaactggttctcagctggctcgcaagttgaacgagttgtgaaccagcaccggccccgaaccagccctggaacttatttggtggaaaagtggtctcagtcactctccttttttagtttttatagcagtcatgcttgataAGCCCAGCTTGCATAGacaggttgtggaaaatcactttttttgctttcttctgacctctactcatactagggccttcatctgggtcagaattttctccaggacccagtttggattgtgtactttttcttttcaaatatttattcaTCGCTATCACACCCGAAGCGTTACTAATGCcactgtttgaatggcaacaggtagatacacaggttaattagctacctgctgccatctaatagaagagtatttaattgttctgcccatcactatacgtcgctggcacAGACGAATGAagacaaattctcatctcatctcattatctctagccgctttatcctgttctacagggtcgcaggcaagctggagcctatcccagctgactacgggcgaaaggcggggtacaccctggacaagtcgccaggttatcacagggctgacacagacaaccattcacactcacattcacacctacggtcaatttagagtcaccagttaacctaacctgcatgtctttggactgtgggggaaaccggagcacccggaggaaacccacgcagacacggggagaacatgcaaactccgcacagaaaggccctcgccggccacggggctcgaacctggaccttcttgctgtgaggcgacagcaccgtgccgccctgaagacaaattatttgcagtaagtaaataattttcggaacaattggtgaaattggataatttcccacggGAATCACTGATATATGATATAGTTCTCTGTatgtttacatgagcttacagaaggaaaacacatttgatgcaatccaataatactttcattcactgtgactattttaagaaatgataaacattcttctaaggcatggacggcacggtggtgtaaatggttagcacggtcacctcacagcagaggtggaaaaacctgggtgcagaaagtaaaaaccctgccacatttttgctccagccaattcaatgaaccagcagatcctaattaccacatcccctaagccaggttgatgtgctaattggtgaaatcacctgtgttgagagcacaggcagaaggaaaacctaagcaggacttttactttgtcaatccagtttttccacctctgcctcacagcaagaaggttccgggtttgaacccagcagccagcgagggcctttctgtgtggagtttgcatgttctccccgtgtctgcgtgggtttcccccacagtccaaagacatgcggttaggttaatatgggatggccttgggctgaggtgcccttaagcaaggcaccaaactcccaactgctccccgggcactgttagcatagctgcccactgctctgggtatgtgtgcgcgtgcatgtgtgcttcagatgggttaatttcagaagtgtgtgatgaataaagttctttctTAATGCATCACTTGTGCTATTTTTTTGTGGGTCTCtgaatgtatacaatattcaggcatgagatttttcagctcaaaatctgatttaagacttccctttcattgttgttatattaaaattcaagacgagtattatttcagggcagcacggtggtgtagtggttagcactgtcacctcacagtaagaaggtccgggttcgagctccgtggccgacgagggcttttctgtgcggagtttgcatgttctccccgtgtccgcatgggtttcctccacagtccaaagacatgcaggttaggttaactggtgactctaaattgaccgtaggtgtgaatgtgagtgtgaatggttgtctgtgtctatgtgtcagccctgtgatgacttggcggcttatccaggttgtaccccgcctttcgcccgtagtcagctgggataggctccagcttgcctgcgaccctgtagaacaggataaagcggctagagataatgagacgagatgattattatttcagggcagcacggtggtgtagtggttagcgctgtcgcctcacagcaagaaggtccgggttcgagccccgtggccgacgaaggcttttctgtgcggagtttgcatgttctccccgtgtccgcatgggtttcctccacagtccaaagacatgcaggttaggttaactggtgactctaaattgaccgtaggtgtgaatgtgagtgtgaatggttgtctgtgtctatgtgtcagccctgtgatgacctggcgacttgtccagggtgtaccccgcctttcgcccgtagtcagctgggataggctccagcttgcctgcgaccctgtagaacaggataaagcggctagagatgatgagaggagatgaatatcaacaattcaaaaactctttttaaaatggtttgcaattcattgggatccactgtttttatcatttcacccATGCATcataaagttggcaagtatgtgatAGAAATACAGCTATGGAGGGGAAAAAATATAAAGAAAGCACTTTTAATGGTTGCTACTGTTAAAAtggtttctttcttcttcttttttcccccccagaactGTATTTTCAGATCTAGTGAAGTAATGTTCACAAATACAGACGCACTAAATCACAAACTCGCATTAGGTAAGACCAGTTAAGTCTTATTTTCACCTGATAAGACGTCATCGTCGGTGTCTGCCCTGTCCTCCACACCGTTACAACTCATCACCGACTCCAGCAGCGAGGTGGCCGACTCGGCGGTACCGGTGACGCTCCTGCCGACATTTTCCGCCCTGCGTCCCAGAACCGCGTCCAGCGCGTCGTACCACTGATTTGTTTTCCGGTTCGACCCATTCCTCTTGTTGTACTCCTTCAGTCTTCTGTAATCTTGTTTAAGCTTTTTGATTTTCACTCGACATCGGTCCGGGCTGCGGTTGTAGCCCAGTTCCCACATGCGCTGGGAGATTTTCTGAAACACTTTCTGATTCCTCACAGCCCCCTCCAGCTCCCGCTGCACCTCATCCTCTGACCAGATACCGATCAGCGTCTTCGTCTCCTTGTTGTGCCACGGCTCAGTTTTCTCCATTTTCAATAAAAAACATATTCCGAAATGttttctctaaaaaaaaaaaaaaatttaaaaaaaaaatggcgtcTGTTTTTGTGTTTATGATGTCGCGCTTTATATGATGCGGTCTGGCTGACCAATCAGGAACGAGCAACGCTGTTAACCCCGCCTCCCTCTTTGGAGCCTTCTTGTGGCTCGTGCTAGTTCCGGTACTTCAGGAAATGGAAAAATGTTACACGTGACACGCAAGGGAAGCCCGTTTTCACTttctggaaaataaataaataaataaataaataatttaaagaaTTGTTAAATGTCGTAACGAGAACGTCATTCATGAGATACTATGTCATAATtgactaataataaataaatagtatgtcatcattaaattagattagatagaactttattgatccctttgggagggttccctcagggaaattaaaaattcTAGACTAACTTCtagatggtggcacggtggtgtagtggttagcaagaaggttctgggttcgaacccagcagccggcgagggcttttctgtgtggagtttgcatgttctccccgtgtccgcgcgggttttctccgggtgctccggtttcccccacagtccaaagacatgcggttagggttaatatgggacggccttgggctgaggtgcccttgagcgaggcacctaactcctaactgctccccgggcgctgctagcatagctgcccactgctctgggtgtgtgtgttcactgcttcagatgggttaaatgcagagaggaatttcacaagtgtctcatctcatctcattatctctagtcgctttatcctgttctacagggtcacacctacggtcaatttagagtcaccagttaacctaacctgcatgtctttggactgtgggggaaaccggagcacccggaggaaacctgggcagacacggggataacatgcaaactccacacagaaaggccctcgccggccacggggctcgaacccaaggcaaggcaaggcaagtttatttatatagcacatttcttacacagtggcaattcaatgtgctttacagaagtaaaagcaaaacagtaaacaatagaaaataaaaatgaacgatccactctggctaagatgtctgccagttttctggaaatcctgtcatactcccgcaccagtcgaagggatctcagcccaaagtgcgtagaaacatatctgtgaagaaactcagttgtccaggtacatagtaatctgtggttggttgaagagagcaactgaacttgcttgacgattcttgaaaacgtttcgcctctcctccgaaaggtatcctcagttctgtctgactactagggagtatccagtatttatcctctcatggatcatcatagaatccaaatcagaatgctgatggctgcattgtgggcggctgatgtcatagacacccacctctgttcaatgatggcagacatcttagccagagtggattgttcatttttgtcaacctggaacgaccatcattgaacagaggtgggtgtctaggaCATCTTATCAGCCACCCACAatgcagcattctgattcggattctatgatgatccatgagaggataaatactggatactccctagtagtcagacagaactgaggatgcctttcggaggagaggcgaaacgttttcaagaatcgtcaagcaagtccagttgctctcttcaaccaaccacagaatagaaaataaaattacataaaataaatggggaagaaaaataataagaattaaacaatagtagaaataaaataataaaatgaagtaaaagttcagtaaaaaaaaacagcagaataaaatagaataaaatttaagtaaagtttaaaatatGCAGAGActataaaagttaagaaagtttaaaacatgtaaagatgacactattaatcagttagcagaaagcatctgaaaacagctttgtctttagtctagatttgaagctgccaacagcaggagcatttctgatgtcctctgggagttggttacatagctgtactgcatagtagctaaaagctgcttcaccacactttgttttaacaacaggttttaccagtaaattttgctgctgcgatctggtagatctgattgggttaggccgctgcaacatatcagagaggtaaatgGGCCCtggcctgtaccatttagagatttgtacaccagcagcaatactttaaagtcaattctgtagcttactggaagccagtgaagggaccttagaattggagtaatgtgctctgttctttttgttcgtgtgagaaccctagccgctgcattttgaaccagctgaagtcgtttgatggtcttttttggcaggcctgtgaaaaggccattgcagtagtcaaccctactagagatgaaggcatgtatgtttttccagatcattttttgacataagtcctcttagtttggaaatgttttttaggtgacaaAATGATGTTTTAgtaattgctttcatgtgactgtcaaagtttagcttgctgtcCATGAAAAcatcaagatttttaaccatatcttttgttttaatcccctttgtgtcaagaatagtggtaatcttgagtctttcatcttttttcccaaatagaattacttctgttttatctgtgttcagctgaagaaaaatttttgacatccagttgttgatttggtcgatacactggtagagacattcaaggggggcataattattaggtgatagagcaaaataaatttgggcgtcatctgcatagcagtgatacaaaattgagttgttcttgataatttgtccaagtgggagcatataaaggttgaatagtaatggtccaagaatcgacccctgggggacaccacaggtcaaggacattgatgttgaggtacaatttcccatggtaacaaagaagcttctatcttttaagtatgattttaaccaatcgataactttaccagtcaacccaacccagtgttcaagtcgatataacagtatgttgtgatcaacagtatcaaaaactgcactgaggtccagtaacaccaggaccgatgttttgcctgcatcagtattaagacgtatgtcatttataactttaatcagcgctgtttcagtgctatgattggcacaaaatcctgactgaaagttatcaaaacagctgtttgatattaagaaggcagttaattgattaaagacaattttttcaaggattttcccaatgaatggtagatttgatattggcctgtagttgtttaatactgaagcatccagattattctttttaagtaggggctttacaacggcttttttcagggacacaggaacaatgccagtctcaagggatgtatttatgatctgaagcacatctgtaattatgaggtgaagaacagacttaaaaaagttggtgggcagaatgtccaattcagatgttgaggaactgagattttgtacagttttttcaagagtctcgtaatcaattaaacaaaattctgacattgtgttgaagttgtctgtctgtgtcactggttattgcagcttttcaattatttgcaactgagatatattatgagcaatattctgccatattttatcaattttacctttgaagaaggatgcaaactcattgcatttattaactgagagaaattcaggtgctaattgtggtgggggattagttagcttctctactgttgaaaatagcacacaggcattgttcatattcctgttgatgatgctggagaagaaagactgtcttgctttacaaatttcataattatatttacaaagcatctctttatagatttgataatggatgtgaagtttaaatttatgccattttctttcagtctttctacattctctcaagCATATTAACAGccaggtactgcttccatggtgctttctgcttgtcattaattcttttgattttgaatggagcaatatcatccataatttgggtcatatttaaattaaaaatttccagtaaatcatctacagagtctgacattttggttgagatccaagagagagcttgctcaaagagaacacgtgttgtcgtttgtgactctcctacccata
Coding sequences within:
- the LOC132873863 gene encoding zinc finger protein with KRAB and SCAN domains 2-like isoform X2, producing the protein MEKTEPWHNKETKTLIGIWSEDEVQRELEGAVRNQKVFQKISQRMWELGYNRSPDRCRVKIKKLKQDYRRLKEYNKRNGSNRKTNQWYDALDAVLGRRAENVGRSVTGTAESATSLLESVMSCNGVEDRADTDDDVLSVRIDNTDDRSRTRISSPGLPATLPLSPGLSSPASSNITAEEPRPHVPQEKGDEGTRTTSTL